A DNA window from Clupea harengus unplaced genomic scaffold, Ch_v2.0.2, whole genome shotgun sequence contains the following coding sequences:
- the p2ry10 gene encoding putative P2Y purinoceptor 10 — protein sequence MSSTGSDGVGGNSSDCKHDLNDWEHAMEQLYTWLYLIILVPGLLGNTLALWVLCRFIRKKTKAVIFMINLAVADLLHVLSLPLRIYYYFTHSWPFGHAMCLLCFYLKYLNMYAGITFLMCISIQRCAFLMHPFCAKGWKRRYDVRISTAVWLVVGLCCTPFILMRISSSGGSSTQESPVTNVSSHADLPNTSSCFKDLPMRKLELHQAVPMIAFAELFGFVLPLTVILVCSCLIRRSLRKADQERSRDTTRRALRMVLVCTGVFLVCFAPYHINFVLYMMVSQQLVTNCDVVLAVRRFHPVSLCIASLNCCLNPLIYYFLTTEFRDHLVRTGSSVLRGRLMSMESTSSAKE from the exons ATGAGTTCCACAGGCTCCGACGGGGTTGGGGGGAACTCCTCCGACTGCAAGCACGACCTGAATGACTGGGAGCATGCAATGGAGCAGCTGTACACCTGGCTCTACCTGATCATCCTGGTTCCCGGGTTGTTAGGCAATACCTTAGCCCTCTGGGTTCTGTGTCGCTTTATAAG aaaAAAGACCAAGGCGGTGATTTTCATGATCAACCTGGCGGTGGCCGACCTGCTGCACGTCCTCTCCCTGCCGCTGCGCATCTACTACTACTTCACCCACAGCTGGCCGTTTGGGCACGCCATGTGCCTCCTGTGCTTCTACCTGAAATACCTGAACATGTACGCAGGCATCACCTTCCTGATGTGCATCAGCATCCAGCGCTGCGCCTTCCTCATGCACCCTTTCTGCGCCAAGGGCTGGAAGCGCCGCTACGATGTCCGCATCAGCACCGCCGTGTGGCTGGTGGTGGGACTGTGTTGCACGCCCTTCATACTCATGAGAATTAGCAGCAGCGGCGGTAGTTCCACCCAAGAGAGTCCTGTGACTAATGTCTCCTCCCACGCCGACCTGCCCAACACCTCCAGCTGCTTCAAAGACCTGCCCATGCGTAAGCTGGAGCTGCATCAGGCTGTGCCCATGATTGCATTCGCTGAGCTTTTTGGCTTCGTGCTGCCTCTGACGGTGATCCTGGTGTGCTCGTGCCTGATCCGCCGCTCACTGCGCAAGGCCGATCAAGAGCGCAGCAGGGACACCACCCGCCGAGCCCTGCGCATGGTGCTGGTGTGCACGGGCGTATTCCTGGTCTGCTTCGCCCCGTACCACATCAACTTCGTGCTCTACATGATGGTGTCGCAGCAGCTGGTCACAAATTGCGACGTGGTGCTGGCCGTGCGCCGCTTCCATCCGGTCTCGCTGTGCATCGCCAGCCTCAACTGCTGCCTCAACCCTCTCATCTACTACTTCCTGACAACCGAGTTCCGCGACCATCTGGTGCGCACCGGTAGTTCCGTGCTTAGGGGACGCCTGATGAGCATGGAGAGCACCTCCTCGGCAAaggagtaa